From one Enterobacter kobei genomic stretch:
- a CDS encoding GntR family transcriptional regulator, with protein MAASGKNDKTRSAGLAERIYQALKNEIFDFRLMPGEHFSESEISARMSASRTPVRQALFWLEHEGYVQVYSRSGWQVRPFDFTYYEALYDFRIVLEREAVRRLCGMPPGLCSEHLAPLTAFWIAAPRMTPGKALSLMDEQFHTTLVQSTGNSEMVRVHVELTEKMRIIRHLDFTREDRVDATYNEHARILQAIEDQNTGEAQQLLTGHISQSKAEVRKITLHMLQQASLQPVSP; from the coding sequence ATGGCGGCGAGCGGTAAAAACGATAAAACGCGCAGCGCGGGGCTGGCGGAGCGTATCTATCAGGCGCTGAAGAACGAGATTTTCGATTTCCGCCTGATGCCCGGCGAGCATTTCAGCGAAAGCGAGATCTCCGCCCGCATGTCGGCCAGCCGCACGCCGGTGCGTCAGGCGCTGTTCTGGCTGGAGCACGAAGGCTATGTGCAGGTGTATTCCCGCAGCGGCTGGCAGGTGCGGCCTTTTGATTTCACCTACTACGAAGCGCTGTATGACTTTCGCATCGTGCTGGAGCGGGAAGCGGTGCGCCGCCTGTGCGGCATGCCGCCGGGACTTTGTTCAGAGCATCTCGCGCCGCTTACGGCTTTCTGGATCGCCGCGCCGCGTATGACGCCAGGCAAAGCGCTGTCGCTGATGGATGAGCAGTTTCACACCACGCTGGTGCAGAGCACCGGCAACAGCGAAATGGTGCGGGTGCACGTTGAGCTGACGGAGAAGATGCGCATTATTCGTCACCTCGATTTCACCCGTGAGGATCGCGTCGACGCGACTTACAACGAGCACGCGCGCATTTTGCAGGCCATTGAGGATCAGAACACCGGGGAGGCGCAACAGCTGCTCACCGGACACATTTCCCAAAGCAAAGCCGAGGTCAGAAAAATCACACTACACATGCTCCAGCAGGCCAGTTTGCAACCCGTTTCACCGTAG
- the urtC gene encoding urea ABC transporter permease subunit UrtC, producing MSQPLTLTLARRAPRLTGLLSGLILMALLALPFLALLPATHPLAISTYTLTLIGKILCYAVVAVALDLVWGYAGMLSLGHGLFFALGGYAMGMYLMRQAAGDGLPAFMSYLSWTELPWFWAGTQYFAWALCLVILVPGLLALVFGWFAFRSRIKDVYFSIMTQALTYAGMLLFFRNETGFGGNNGFTGFTTLLGFPVSATGTRIGLFIATVLLLAATLLVGVLLTRSKFGRVLTAVRDAENRLMFCGYDPRGFKLFVWTLSAVLCGLAGALYVPQVGIINPGEMSPTNSIEAAIWVALGGRGSLIGPILGAGIVNGARSWFTVAFPDFWLFFLGLMFILVTLFLPRGVIGLIQRRKHD from the coding sequence ATGAGCCAACCACTAACGCTGACCCTGGCCCGACGCGCGCCACGCCTGACCGGGCTGCTGTCCGGACTGATTTTAATGGCGCTGCTGGCACTGCCGTTTCTGGCTTTGCTGCCCGCCACGCACCCGCTGGCGATCTCCACCTACACGCTGACGCTGATCGGCAAGATCCTCTGTTACGCTGTGGTCGCGGTAGCACTGGATCTGGTATGGGGTTATGCCGGAATGCTGTCGCTGGGGCACGGGCTGTTTTTCGCCCTCGGCGGCTACGCGATGGGCATGTATCTGATGCGCCAGGCCGCCGGCGACGGACTGCCGGCCTTTATGTCGTATCTGTCGTGGACGGAGCTGCCCTGGTTCTGGGCGGGCACGCAGTATTTTGCCTGGGCGCTGTGCCTGGTGATCCTCGTACCGGGGCTGCTGGCGCTGGTGTTTGGCTGGTTCGCTTTCCGCTCGCGCATTAAAGACGTCTACTTTTCGATTATGACGCAGGCGCTGACCTACGCCGGGATGCTGCTGTTTTTCCGCAACGAAACCGGCTTTGGCGGCAACAACGGCTTTACCGGTTTCACCACGCTGCTGGGCTTTCCGGTTTCGGCTACCGGCACGCGCATCGGGCTGTTTATCGCCACCGTGCTGTTGCTGGCCGCCACGCTGCTGGTGGGCGTGCTGTTAACCCGCAGCAAGTTTGGCCGTGTGCTGACGGCGGTGCGTGACGCTGAGAACCGCCTGATGTTCTGCGGCTACGATCCGCGCGGCTTTAAGCTGTTCGTCTGGACGCTGTCAGCGGTGCTGTGCGGGCTGGCAGGGGCGCTGTATGTGCCGCAGGTGGGGATCATCAACCCCGGCGAAATGTCGCCGACCAACTCCATCGAAGCGGCGATCTGGGTGGCGCTGGGCGGGCGCGGTTCGCTGATCGGCCCGATCCTCGGCGCGGGGATCGTCAACGGCGCGCGCAGCTGGTTTACCGTGGCCTTCCCGGACTTCTGGCTCTTTTTCCTCGGCCTGATGTTTATTCTGGTTACGCTGTTCCTGCCGCGTGGCGTGATCGGCCTTATTCAACGGAGGAAGCATGACTGA
- the urtB gene encoding urea ABC transporter permease subunit UrtB, translating to MKILPALGCLLLSGLLMAIPAHAGPAADYGKASRAQQIQLLQQWAAAPDASRLTFLQTLNEAEVVTDTRGQLFTPAGDKLIPLEGEAAPVGNVKKIFLNNRLRGLIKSALASHQLVSPDASVRLQAALTLQASAQADQLSLLSARLAAEQDARVHTALAIAVANLQLADSRAEKRREAVTLLGEASDPQVQASLMRLTQPQAEPDPAVRAAAAESLAQVQQRLKWGEWLGQAFSGISLGSILLLAALGLAITYGLLGVINMAHGEMLMIGAYSTWLVQDLFSRVAPEWLAFYPLVALPVAFFITAAVGMVLERTIIRHLYGRPLETLLATWGISLMLIQCVRMLFGTQNLEVANPAWLSGGWAVLPNLVLPYNRLAVILFVAGVLTLTWLLLNKTRLGMNVRAVTQNRRMADCCGVPTGRVDMLAFGLGSGIAGLGGVALSQLGNVGPELGQGYIIDSFLVVVTGGVGQLAGTVVAALGLGVLNKVLEPQTGAVLAKIAILVLIVLFIQKRPQGLFAFKGRVID from the coding sequence ATGAAAATACTCCCGGCTTTGGGCTGTCTTCTTTTAAGCGGTCTGCTGATGGCAATCCCCGCGCACGCCGGGCCTGCCGCTGATTACGGTAAGGCCAGCCGCGCCCAGCAGATCCAGTTGCTCCAGCAGTGGGCCGCCGCGCCTGATGCTTCCCGGCTGACGTTCCTGCAAACGCTCAATGAGGCGGAGGTGGTAACGGATACGCGCGGTCAGCTGTTTACGCCAGCGGGTGACAAACTTATCCCGCTGGAAGGCGAGGCTGCCCCGGTGGGCAACGTCAAAAAAATCTTCCTTAATAACCGGCTGCGGGGGCTGATCAAGAGCGCGCTGGCCTCGCATCAGTTAGTCAGCCCGGACGCCTCCGTGCGGCTTCAGGCGGCACTCACACTCCAGGCCAGCGCGCAGGCCGATCAGCTGTCTCTGCTCAGTGCGCGGCTGGCGGCTGAACAGGATGCGCGGGTGCATACCGCGCTGGCGATTGCGGTGGCGAATTTACAGCTGGCGGACAGTCGGGCGGAAAAACGACGGGAAGCAGTCACGCTGCTGGGGGAAGCCAGCGATCCGCAGGTGCAGGCCAGTCTGATGCGGCTGACGCAGCCGCAGGCAGAGCCTGATCCCGCCGTGCGCGCCGCCGCCGCGGAAAGTCTGGCGCAGGTGCAGCAGCGTCTGAAGTGGGGCGAGTGGCTGGGGCAGGCGTTCAGCGGTATTTCGCTCGGCTCGATCCTGCTGCTGGCGGCATTAGGCCTGGCGATCACCTATGGCCTGCTCGGGGTGATCAATATGGCCCACGGCGAGATGCTGATGATCGGCGCGTACTCCACCTGGCTGGTGCAGGATCTGTTTTCACGCGTGGCCCCGGAGTGGCTGGCGTTCTATCCGCTGGTGGCGCTGCCGGTAGCGTTCTTTATAACCGCCGCGGTGGGCATGGTCCTTGAGCGCACCATTATCCGCCATCTTTATGGCCGACCGCTGGAAACCCTGCTCGCGACCTGGGGGATCAGCCTGATGCTCATCCAGTGCGTACGCATGTTGTTTGGCACGCAAAACCTTGAAGTGGCAAACCCGGCCTGGCTCTCCGGCGGCTGGGCGGTACTGCCGAATCTGGTGCTGCCGTACAACCGGCTGGCGGTGATCCTTTTCGTGGCGGGCGTGCTGACCCTCACCTGGCTGCTGCTCAACAAAACCCGTCTCGGCATGAACGTACGGGCAGTGACGCAAAACCGTCGTATGGCGGACTGCTGCGGCGTGCCGACCGGGCGCGTTGACATGCTGGCCTTCGGCCTCGGATCCGGCATTGCCGGACTGGGGGGCGTGGCGTTATCCCAGTTGGGCAACGTTGGCCCGGAACTGGGGCAGGGCTACATCATCGACTCCTTCCTCGTGGTGGTCACCGGCGGCGTCGGTCAGCTGGCGGGCACGGTGGTGGCGGCGCTGGGGCTGGGCGTGCTCAACAAAGTGCTGGAGCCGCAGACCGGCGCGGTGCTGGCGAAAATCGCCATTCTGGTCCTGATTGTGCTGTTTATCCAGAAACGGCCGCAGGGGTTATTTGCATTCAAAGGGCGGGTAATTGACTGA
- the urtA gene encoding urea ABC transporter substrate-binding protein, with product MKRRSLLKAFALSATFLSMGFSLQAYAAETIKVGIMHSLSGTMAISETPLKDMALMTIAEINAKGGVLGKQLEPVVVDPASNWPLFAEKARQLLTQDKAAVVFGCWTSVSRKSVLPVFEELNGLLFYPVQYEGEEMSPNVFYTGAAPNQQAIPAVEYMMSEDGGSAKRFFLLGTDYVYPRTTNKILRAFLHSKGVKDQDIEEVYTPFGYSDYQTIVSNIKKFSAGGKTAVISTINGDSNVPFYKELANQGIKATDVPVVAFSVGEEELRGIDAKPLVGHLAAWNYFESVSNPVNTKFVADYRAYAKAHKLPNADTVVTNDPMEATYVGIHMWAQAVEKAGTTDVDKVRAAMANQSFAAPSGFTLTMDATNHHLHKPVMIGEIEDNGQFNVVWQTEQAVRAQPWSPYIAGNDKKPDHPVKTGGK from the coding sequence ATGAAAAGACGTTCGTTGCTGAAAGCATTTGCCCTGTCCGCCACCTTTTTGAGCATGGGCTTTTCTCTACAGGCATACGCAGCAGAGACCATTAAAGTGGGGATCATGCACTCCCTTTCCGGGACGATGGCGATCTCTGAAACGCCGCTGAAAGACATGGCGCTGATGACCATCGCCGAGATCAACGCCAAAGGCGGTGTGCTGGGTAAACAGCTGGAGCCGGTGGTGGTCGATCCGGCCTCCAACTGGCCGCTGTTCGCGGAAAAAGCCCGGCAGTTACTTACCCAGGATAAAGCGGCGGTGGTGTTTGGCTGCTGGACGTCGGTATCGCGTAAATCCGTGCTGCCGGTCTTCGAGGAGCTGAACGGGCTGCTGTTCTACCCGGTGCAGTATGAAGGCGAAGAGATGTCGCCAAACGTCTTCTACACCGGTGCAGCGCCAAACCAGCAGGCGATCCCGGCGGTGGAATACATGATGAGCGAAGACGGCGGCAGCGCGAAACGCTTCTTCCTGCTCGGCACCGATTACGTCTATCCGCGCACCACCAACAAGATCCTGCGCGCCTTCCTGCACAGCAAGGGCGTGAAGGACCAGGACATCGAAGAGGTCTATACGCCGTTTGGCTACAGCGACTACCAGACCATTGTCTCCAACATCAAAAAATTCTCTGCCGGTGGCAAAACGGCGGTGATCTCCACTATCAACGGCGACTCCAACGTACCGTTCTACAAAGAGCTGGCGAACCAGGGCATCAAGGCGACGGACGTGCCGGTGGTGGCCTTCTCGGTGGGTGAAGAAGAACTGCGCGGGATCGATGCCAAACCGCTGGTCGGGCATCTGGCGGCGTGGAACTACTTTGAATCGGTCAGCAATCCGGTGAACACCAAATTTGTTGCCGATTACCGGGCGTATGCCAAAGCGCACAAGCTGCCGAACGCCGATACCGTCGTGACCAACGATCCGATGGAAGCCACGTATGTCGGCATTCATATGTGGGCGCAGGCGGTGGAAAAAGCAGGCACCACCGATGTGGATAAAGTGCGCGCGGCGATGGCGAACCAGTCTTTCGCTGCGCCGAGCGGCTTTACCCTGACCATGGACGCCACCAACCATCACCTGCACAAACCGGTGATGATCGGCGAAATCGAAGATAACGGTCAGTTCAATGTGGTGTGGCAGACGGAGCAGGCGGTTCGCGCCCAACCGTGGAGCCCGTACATTGCCGGTAACGACAAAAAGCCGGATCACCCGGTGAAAACCGGCGGGAAATAA